The following are encoded in a window of Halosolutus halophilus genomic DNA:
- a CDS encoding ABC transporter ATP-binding protein has protein sequence MARVKIESLRKEYDTGSVVAVDDLSLEIVDGEFVTVVGPSGCGKTTTLRMLAGLESPTSGTIEIGEKDVTDVHAKNRDVAMVFQNYALYPHKTVFENMEFGLRMSTDLSEDERERRVVDAAEMMDIDGLLEDKPDELSGGQKQRVALGRAIVREPDLFLFDEPLSNLDASLRTEMRAEIQRLQNELGITAVYVTHDQEEAMTMGDRMVILDEGVLQQAGPPTEVYENPVNEFVGGFVGSPSMNFVDVEVRRAGDGIRLIEPDGTFEFALSAAYVDRHVEDLQEDRYTLGIRPEDVSVADPGAKNAVTGTVEVVEPVGSDNYLHLDVAPDFIARVNSSVDPSPGDQVTLRFEETDVHLFESGSGDDVFATGHEQPEATTP, from the coding sequence ATGGCACGTGTCAAGATCGAATCGCTCCGCAAGGAGTACGACACAGGGTCGGTCGTCGCCGTCGACGACCTGTCTCTCGAGATCGTCGACGGCGAGTTCGTCACCGTCGTCGGCCCGTCGGGCTGTGGCAAGACGACCACGCTGCGCATGCTCGCGGGGCTCGAATCCCCGACCTCGGGGACGATCGAGATCGGAGAGAAGGACGTCACCGACGTCCACGCGAAGAATCGGGACGTCGCGATGGTGTTCCAGAACTACGCGCTGTACCCGCACAAGACCGTCTTCGAGAACATGGAGTTCGGGCTCCGGATGAGCACCGATTTGAGCGAGGACGAGCGCGAACGGCGCGTCGTCGACGCCGCCGAGATGATGGACATCGACGGCCTGCTCGAGGACAAACCCGACGAACTCTCCGGCGGGCAGAAACAACGCGTCGCGCTCGGGCGGGCGATCGTACGCGAACCCGACCTGTTCCTGTTCGACGAACCGCTCAGCAACCTCGACGCGAGCCTCCGAACGGAGATGCGCGCGGAGATCCAGCGGCTCCAGAACGAACTCGGGATCACCGCCGTCTACGTCACGCACGACCAGGAGGAAGCGATGACGATGGGCGATCGCATGGTCATCCTCGACGAGGGCGTCCTCCAGCAGGCCGGGCCGCCGACCGAGGTCTACGAGAATCCGGTCAACGAGTTCGTCGGCGGATTCGTCGGTTCGCCGTCGATGAACTTCGTGGACGTCGAGGTGCGACGCGCCGGCGACGGGATTCGCCTGATCGAACCCGACGGGACTTTCGAATTCGCGCTCTCGGCAGCGTACGTCGACCGACACGTCGAGGACCTCCAGGAGGACCGGTACACCCTCGGAATCCGGCCCGAAGACGTCTCGGTCGCTGACCCGGGTGCGAAAAACGCCGTCACCGGTACGGTCGAAGTCGTCGAACCGGTCGGCTCCGACAACTACCTCCACCTCGACGTCGCGCCGGACTTTATCGCCCGCGTGAACTCGAGCGTCGATCCTAGCCCCGGCGACCAGGTGACGCTCAGGTTCGAGGAAACCGACGTTCACCTGTTCGAATCGGGCTCGGGCGACGACGTGTTCGCGACCGGTCACGAGCAGCCGGAAGCCACGACGCCCTGA
- a CDS encoding glucan 1,4-alpha-glucosidase encodes MELHGALNDFKRSRGDPHLFPGERRSTTGLFSGLDDRLVHVAPDGSIRDYSYPLSGLSGIERSRFGLELDGSVHWFDDGDQRYVPDTAVVETVHELGEHACRQYDLTLDRLHLTHVVLESAPGTGDSSPTLEGCFGFAPDGRANRIGQLQHDDAVEVYHDSERDLLATSTDLDVTGQVPERFEELLASDPIEFPRSDADDRYEEARLSPITRASVPLTGETPSATVATLLTDGGERTAALEDVRSGATAHDDRDAVIAAGRRQAREALPHPDSGTEIDDGFADLRALCLLRAPTGARIAGPEFDPFYRYSGGYGYTWFRDDGEIATFLLEADHASGLDLESWHAASARFHCETQLPDGTWPHRVWPHNGELAPGWANARLEDGSSADYQADQTASVAAFLATYLRRIDPSDERVQETLTAALDGMDETLSADGLPGRVQNAWENMTGRFTHTAATYLDAYAAIARAPVPDDVAARARGNARSIYEALDDLWVPDRGIYALRLDGDDLDDRLDGSTLALASAHREYDAIETVDDARLDRLVSHVETTVDGLYRDPDGPVEGLARFEGDPWRVRTQDEAKIWTVTTAWGAHATAELAHLLAATDRPERESFETRARELLALVAPGGSLRRPGGYLPEQVFDDGTADSATPLGWPHAIRLATAGSLASAGTVEPAGAPASDPATGHE; translated from the coding sequence ATGGAACTGCACGGCGCTCTCAACGACTTCAAACGTTCTCGGGGCGATCCGCACCTGTTCCCCGGCGAACGTCGATCGACGACGGGACTGTTCTCCGGTCTCGACGACCGACTCGTGCACGTCGCCCCCGACGGCTCGATCAGGGACTACTCCTATCCCCTCTCCGGCCTCTCCGGGATCGAGCGATCGCGGTTCGGCCTCGAACTCGACGGCTCGGTCCACTGGTTCGACGACGGCGATCAGCGGTACGTTCCGGACACGGCGGTCGTCGAAACCGTCCACGAACTCGGTGAGCACGCGTGTCGCCAGTACGATCTCACGCTCGATCGCCTCCACCTGACCCACGTCGTCCTCGAATCGGCTCCCGGGACCGGCGACTCGTCCCCGACGCTGGAGGGGTGTTTCGGGTTCGCACCTGACGGCCGGGCGAATCGAATCGGGCAACTCCAGCACGACGACGCGGTAGAGGTGTACCACGACAGCGAGCGGGACTTGCTCGCCACCTCGACCGACCTCGACGTGACCGGACAGGTTCCCGAACGGTTCGAGGAACTCCTCGCGTCCGACCCGATCGAGTTTCCCCGATCGGACGCCGACGACCGCTACGAGGAAGCCCGACTCAGTCCGATCACCAGGGCGAGCGTCCCGCTAACCGGCGAGACGCCGAGTGCGACGGTCGCGACGTTGCTCACAGACGGTGGTGAGCGCACGGCCGCGCTCGAGGACGTCCGGAGCGGTGCCACGGCACACGACGACCGCGACGCGGTGATCGCGGCCGGGCGGCGACAGGCCCGGGAAGCACTCCCTCACCCCGATTCCGGGACCGAGATCGACGACGGGTTCGCGGACCTGCGCGCGCTCTGTCTCTTGCGCGCACCCACCGGTGCGCGGATCGCCGGTCCCGAGTTCGACCCGTTCTACCGCTACTCCGGCGGCTACGGCTACACCTGGTTCCGGGACGACGGGGAAATCGCCACGTTCCTGCTCGAGGCGGATCACGCGTCGGGACTGGACCTCGAGTCCTGGCACGCGGCGAGCGCCCGGTTCCACTGCGAGACCCAGCTTCCGGACGGAACCTGGCCACATCGCGTCTGGCCGCACAACGGCGAACTCGCCCCGGGGTGGGCGAACGCTCGACTCGAGGACGGGAGTTCCGCGGACTACCAGGCGGACCAGACCGCGAGCGTCGCGGCGTTTCTCGCGACCTACCTTCGCCGGATCGATCCGAGCGACGAGCGGGTCCAGGAGACGCTGACGGCGGCGCTCGACGGGATGGACGAGACGCTTTCGGCCGACGGCTTGCCTGGTCGCGTCCAGAACGCCTGGGAGAACATGACCGGCCGGTTCACTCATACGGCCGCGACCTACCTCGACGCGTACGCGGCGATCGCCCGGGCACCGGTCCCGGACGACGTCGCCGCCCGCGCCCGCGGGAACGCTCGGTCGATCTACGAGGCCCTCGACGACCTCTGGGTGCCCGACCGGGGGATCTACGCGCTTCGTCTCGACGGCGACGACCTCGACGATCGACTGGACGGCAGCACGCTGGCGCTCGCATCCGCCCACCGGGAGTACGACGCGATCGAGACCGTCGACGATGCCCGACTCGATCGGCTCGTCTCCCACGTCGAGACGACGGTCGACGGACTCTACCGCGATCCGGACGGCCCGGTGGAGGGGCTCGCGCGATTCGAAGGCGACCCCTGGCGGGTCCGGACCCAGGACGAGGCCAAGATCTGGACGGTGACGACCGCCTGGGGGGCCCACGCGACCGCGGAACTCGCACACCTGCTGGCCGCGACCGATCGGCCGGAGCGGGAGTCGTTCGAAACCCGCGCCCGGGAGTTGCTCGCACTGGTCGCTCCCGGCGGATCGCTCCGCCGGCCGGGCGGTTACCTGCCCGAACAGGTGTTCGACGACGGAACGGCAGACAGTGCGACGCCGCTGGGCTGGCCGCACGCGATCCGGCTCGCGACCGCGGGGTCGCTCGCGTCGGCCGGCACCGTCGAACCGGCCGGGGCACCCGCGAGCGACCCCGCGACCGGTCACGAGTAG
- a CDS encoding TrmB family transcriptional regulator yields the protein MDDDDLAELLERFGLSEKEIDTYLAILEHGESKASTISDAADVSKRYVYSISEELEKRGFVEVDDHSVPTVIRPVDPDEVVDRLTSSVERIEPGIRSRYTRTERTGEQFEVIKSRQTVLKRIESLLANAENEVTLSLPAAVLPQIRSTLEETVDRGVLVLLLLGATGDEDQDIASLAGTASTVRTWDALVPTMLTVDRLHGLLAPSQMLTSSQSDTRAIALSQEQLAPVLAGSFLANYWPTAEERYVTAPSELPRTYEGFRNAVFQIALHRATDTPIEATVVGSPVGSTDEPVELTGEVVDVRQSLVRPVTSTVPIENAFTIEVDDDRYTVGGSGAFLEDFEAESVTIRPLES from the coding sequence ATGGACGACGACGATCTCGCCGAACTTCTCGAACGCTTCGGCCTCTCGGAAAAGGAAATCGACACGTATCTTGCGATCCTCGAACACGGAGAATCGAAAGCCAGTACGATCTCCGATGCGGCCGACGTCTCCAAGCGATACGTCTACAGCATCAGCGAAGAACTCGAGAAGCGCGGGTTCGTCGAAGTCGACGATCACTCGGTGCCGACGGTGATCCGTCCCGTCGACCCGGACGAGGTCGTCGATCGGCTCACGAGCAGCGTCGAGCGGATCGAGCCGGGGATTCGATCGCGATACACGCGCACCGAGCGCACGGGCGAGCAGTTCGAGGTGATCAAGTCCCGCCAGACGGTACTCAAGCGGATCGAGAGCCTGCTCGCGAACGCCGAGAACGAGGTGACGCTCTCGCTGCCCGCGGCCGTGCTTCCTCAGATTCGATCGACGCTCGAGGAGACGGTCGACCGGGGCGTCCTCGTGTTGCTCCTGCTGGGCGCCACCGGCGACGAGGACCAGGACATCGCCTCGCTCGCCGGAACTGCGAGTACGGTTCGCACGTGGGACGCACTCGTCCCGACGATGCTGACGGTCGATCGCCTGCACGGACTCCTCGCGCCGAGCCAGATGCTCACCAGTTCACAGAGCGATACCAGGGCGATCGCCCTCTCGCAGGAACAGCTCGCACCGGTCCTCGCCGGCTCCTTCCTCGCGAACTACTGGCCCACGGCCGAAGAGCGGTACGTCACCGCACCCAGCGAGTTGCCCCGGACCTACGAGGGGTTCCGGAACGCGGTCTTCCAGATCGCGTTGCATCGCGCCACGGACACCCCGATCGAGGCGACCGTCGTCGGGTCGCCGGTCGGCAGTACCGACGAACCCGTGGAACTCACCGGCGAAGTCGTCGACGTCCGCCAGAGCCTGGTTCGGCCCGTCACCTCGACCGTCCCGATCGAGAACGCGTTCACGATCGAGGTCGACGACGACCGGTACACGGTCGGCGGCAGCGGCGCGTTCCTCGAGGACTTCGAGGCGGAGTCGGTCACAATCCGCCCCCTCGAATCGTGA
- a CDS encoding bifunctional 4-hydroxy-2-oxoglutarate aldolase/2-dehydro-3-deoxy-phosphogluconate aldolase, whose product MTDKATITDRIVENGVIAVMRGIDEDDVVPVARAMHDAGVGALEITADEPHARDKIAAIDRELADTDAIVGAGTVLDAATAQSVIDAGAEFVVSPHTDADVVRTCNRHNVLAAPGVMTPTEAVTAMEAGADVLKMFPASTVGPGHIGALSGPLGDVDVIPTGGVSPDNVADFFDAGAVAVGAGGAILNDEAIANGDMDGVRETAATFVEAVEDARSE is encoded by the coding sequence ATGACTGACAAAGCGACGATCACGGACCGAATCGTCGAGAACGGCGTCATCGCGGTAATGCGCGGTATCGACGAGGACGACGTCGTCCCGGTCGCGCGAGCGATGCACGACGCGGGCGTGGGCGCGCTCGAAATCACCGCCGACGAGCCACACGCACGGGACAAGATCGCCGCCATCGATCGCGAACTCGCGGACACGGACGCGATCGTCGGCGCGGGCACCGTCCTCGACGCCGCGACCGCCCAGTCGGTAATCGACGCCGGTGCCGAATTCGTCGTGTCGCCGCACACCGACGCCGACGTCGTCCGGACCTGCAACCGGCACAACGTGCTCGCAGCGCCGGGCGTCATGACGCCGACGGAAGCCGTCACCGCGATGGAGGCCGGCGCTGACGTCCTGAAGATGTTCCCCGCCTCGACCGTCGGTCCCGGACACATCGGGGCGCTCAGCGGCCCGCTCGGCGACGTCGACGTCATCCCGACCGGCGGCGTCTCGCCGGACAACGTCGCCGACTTCTTCGACGCCGGTGCGGTCGCCGTCGGTGCCGGCGGCGCGATCCTGAACGACGAGGCGATCGCGAACGGCGACATGGACGGGGTTCGGGAGACTGCGGCCACGTTCGTCGAAGCCGTCGAAGACGCACGGAGCGAGTAA
- a CDS encoding glucose 1-dehydrogenase — protein MKAIAVEPGAGEPDIVERPRPDPAPGEALVRTLRVGVDGTDHEVIAGHHGEVPEGDDRLVLGHEAVGVVEDANGTDLEEGQYVVPTVRRQPNGTNEYFERGEPDMAPDGEYVERGIVGAHGFMAEYFTSPAEYLVPIPEDLAPLGFLVEPISISEKAIEHAVASRSAFDWEPDSAIVLGNGSLGLVTLAMFEEVLDIDRTYCLGRRDRPDPSIDLIEDLGGTYVDSRKTPVPEIPDEYEPVDLVYEATGYAKHAVETVDALAPNGVGVLLGVPEPWEFEIDGGRLHRELVLHNKALLGTVNSHRGHFESAVDSLVQLPEWFTDDLVTGVYGLDEFQTAFTDDDDVIKTAVEFAAI, from the coding sequence ATGAAAGCGATCGCAGTCGAGCCCGGGGCCGGCGAGCCCGACATCGTCGAGCGGCCCCGCCCCGATCCCGCTCCCGGTGAGGCCCTCGTTCGGACCCTCCGCGTGGGCGTCGACGGGACGGACCACGAGGTCATCGCGGGCCACCACGGCGAAGTTCCCGAGGGTGACGATCGGCTGGTCCTCGGCCACGAGGCCGTCGGCGTCGTCGAAGACGCGAACGGCACCGACCTCGAGGAGGGTCAGTACGTCGTCCCCACGGTCCGACGGCAACCGAACGGCACGAACGAGTACTTCGAACGCGGCGAACCCGACATGGCTCCCGACGGTGAGTACGTCGAGCGCGGCATCGTCGGTGCTCACGGGTTCATGGCGGAGTACTTCACCAGCCCCGCCGAGTACCTCGTCCCGATCCCCGAGGACCTCGCCCCGCTCGGCTTCCTCGTCGAACCGATCAGCATCAGCGAGAAGGCGATCGAACACGCCGTCGCCTCCCGGTCGGCGTTCGACTGGGAACCCGACTCGGCGATCGTACTCGGGAACGGTTCGCTCGGCCTCGTGACGCTCGCGATGTTCGAGGAAGTGCTCGACATCGACCGGACCTACTGTCTGGGTCGGCGCGATCGGCCCGACCCGTCGATCGACCTCATCGAGGACCTCGGCGGAACGTACGTCGACTCCCGGAAGACGCCGGTGCCCGAGATTCCCGACGAATACGAGCCCGTCGACCTCGTCTACGAGGCGACCGGCTACGCGAAACACGCCGTCGAGACGGTCGACGCGCTCGCGCCGAACGGCGTCGGCGTCCTGCTGGGCGTCCCCGAACCCTGGGAGTTCGAGATCGACGGTGGTCGCCTCCACCGGGAACTGGTGCTCCACAACAAGGCCCTCCTCGGGACGGTGAACTCCCACCGCGGCCACTTCGAGTCCGCCGTCGACAGCCTCGTCCAGCTGCCCGAGTGGTTCACTGACGACCTCGTCACCGGGGTCTACGGTCTCGACGAATTCCAGACAGCTTTCACCGACGACGACGACGTCATCAAAACGGCTGTCGAGTTCGCTGCGATCTGA
- a CDS encoding mandelate racemase/muconate lactonizing enzyme family protein, whose translation MSVDYTRLHDPNAEYTMRDLSAETMGVTRERGGDRDVAITDVQTTMVDGNFPWTLVRIYTDAGIVGTGEAYWGAGAPELIERMTPFLQGENPLDIDRLTEHLVQKMSGEGSIGGVTVTAISGIEVALHDLAGKILGVPAYQLLGGKYRDEVRVYCDCHTEEEADPIACAEEAERVVEELGYDALKFDLDVPSGHEKDRANRHLREPEIEHKASIVEAVTEAVGSRADVAFDCHWTFSGGSAKRLAKRLEEYDVWWLEDPVPPENHDVQREVTQSTSTPITVGENVYRKHGQRRLLEGQAVDIIAPDMPKVGGMRETAKIADLADMYYVPVAMHNVASPVATMGSVHVGAAIPNSLAVEYHSYELGWWEDLVEEDVIEDGYIEVPEKPGLGVTLDMDAVAAHMVEGEELFDAE comes from the coding sequence ATGAGTGTCGACTACACACGGCTACACGACCCGAACGCCGAGTACACGATGCGGGACCTCTCGGCGGAGACGATGGGAGTGACGCGAGAGCGCGGCGGTGACCGGGACGTCGCGATCACGGACGTCCAGACGACGATGGTCGACGGCAACTTCCCATGGACGCTCGTTCGAATCTATACGGACGCCGGCATCGTCGGCACCGGTGAAGCCTACTGGGGCGCGGGTGCACCCGAACTGATCGAGCGCATGACCCCCTTCCTGCAGGGCGAAAACCCGCTCGACATCGATCGTCTCACGGAGCACCTCGTCCAGAAGATGTCCGGTGAAGGGTCGATCGGCGGCGTCACCGTCACCGCCATCTCGGGCATCGAGGTCGCCCTCCACGACCTCGCTGGCAAGATCCTCGGCGTTCCAGCGTACCAGTTGCTCGGGGGCAAGTACCGCGACGAGGTTCGCGTCTACTGCGACTGTCACACTGAAGAAGAGGCGGACCCGATCGCCTGCGCCGAGGAAGCCGAACGCGTCGTCGAAGAGTTGGGCTACGACGCGCTGAAGTTCGACCTCGACGTCCCCAGCGGCCACGAGAAGGACCGCGCCAACCGCCACCTCCGCGAACCCGAGATCGAACACAAGGCCTCGATCGTCGAGGCGGTCACCGAGGCCGTCGGCTCGCGGGCCGACGTCGCCTTCGACTGCCACTGGACGTTCTCCGGCGGCAGCGCCAAACGGCTCGCCAAGCGCCTGGAGGAATACGACGTCTGGTGGCTCGAAGACCCCGTCCCGCCGGAGAACCACGACGTCCAGCGCGAGGTCACCCAGTCGACCAGCACGCCGATCACCGTCGGCGAGAACGTCTACCGCAAACACGGCCAGCGCCGCCTGCTCGAAGGGCAAGCCGTCGACATCATCGCGCCGGACATGCCCAAGGTCGGCGGTATGCGCGAGACGGCGAAGATCGCCGACCTCGCGGACATGTACTACGTGCCGGTGGCGATGCACAACGTCGCCTCGCCGGTCGCGACGATGGGCAGCGTCCACGTCGGCGCGGCCATCCCGAACTCGCTCGCGGTGGAGTACCACTCCTACGAACTCGGCTGGTGGGAGGACCTCGTCGAGGAAGACGTCATCGAGGACGGCTACATCGAGGTCCCCGAAAAGCCGGGACTGGGCGTCACCCTCGACATGGACGCCGTCGCGGCGCACATGGTCGAGGGCGAAGAACTCTTCGATGCGGAATAG
- a CDS encoding glycoside hydrolase family 15 protein, with the protein MSLSDVTRGSTPTSEIKHSPAPASDSPRPVACELSSSGPSRAEFTVEFEPRFDYARTTPRLERSAEGVVAASDDERLFLFADDALADRLELSSSAVVRGTVSLAAGESCWIGVQYGGREPLSSIDPAVALDETKRYWREWVSDRDGAPGSIPERWHEMVVRSELVLKLLIHHETGAIPAAATTSLPEAIGSDRCWDYRYNWVRDAKFAVEALHDTGHREEARHYFDWFSEIARTDPEAIQPVYGLHGETDIDERILDHLSGYRDTGPVRVGNAAATQYQLDIYGTIVQAVSEMIQLDRETAITDDEWNAICAIVDVVRAHWDERDAGIWEFRNERRHFLHSKLLCWVALDRGIALATETDFEAPLERWREEREAVREAIEDRGYSSQADSFVQHFETDVALDATALLIPVYGFLPPEDARVQATIDAVIDRLTTDDGLVVRFVDTDVRRDERTAFLLCSFWLIDALVLSNRLDRAREYFENVLEYASPLGLYSEKVDPRDGQLLGNFPQAFSHLGLLNSVTYLARAIETDGDVMPTDVHPDHDESLFRCSESPDETECGDG; encoded by the coding sequence GTGAGTCTGTCTGACGTCACGCGGGGTTCCACCCCGACGAGCGAGATAAAACATTCACCAGCACCGGCGTCTGACTCGCCCCGGCCCGTCGCGTGCGAACTGTCCTCCTCTGGCCCATCGCGTGCGGAGTTCACGGTCGAGTTCGAACCGCGGTTCGACTACGCGCGGACGACGCCGAGGCTCGAACGGTCGGCCGAGGGGGTAGTCGCGGCTAGCGACGACGAACGACTCTTTCTGTTCGCCGACGACGCTCTGGCCGATCGGCTCGAACTGTCGTCGTCGGCCGTAGTCCGGGGGACAGTCAGCCTCGCCGCTGGCGAGTCTTGCTGGATCGGCGTCCAGTACGGCGGCCGGGAGCCGCTGTCGTCGATCGATCCGGCGGTCGCGCTCGACGAGACGAAGCGATACTGGCGCGAGTGGGTCAGCGACCGCGACGGCGCGCCCGGGTCGATCCCGGAACGGTGGCACGAGATGGTCGTCCGATCGGAACTCGTCTTGAAGCTGCTGATCCACCACGAAACGGGCGCGATTCCCGCCGCGGCGACGACGTCGCTCCCCGAGGCGATCGGGTCCGATCGATGCTGGGATTACCGATACAACTGGGTCCGCGACGCGAAGTTCGCCGTGGAAGCGTTACACGATACGGGTCACCGAGAGGAGGCTCGCCACTACTTCGACTGGTTCTCGGAGATCGCGCGGACCGACCCGGAAGCGATCCAGCCGGTCTACGGCCTCCACGGCGAGACCGACATCGACGAGCGAATACTCGATCACCTGTCGGGCTACCGCGATACCGGGCCGGTGCGGGTCGGAAACGCCGCCGCGACCCAGTACCAGCTGGACATCTACGGGACGATCGTGCAGGCGGTGTCCGAGATGATCCAGCTCGATCGGGAGACGGCCATCACGGACGACGAGTGGAACGCCATCTGCGCTATCGTCGACGTCGTCCGTGCCCACTGGGACGAACGCGACGCCGGCATCTGGGAGTTCCGGAACGAACGCCGCCACTTCCTGCACTCGAAGTTGCTGTGCTGGGTCGCGCTCGACCGGGGGATCGCGCTGGCGACCGAGACCGACTTCGAAGCCCCCCTCGAACGGTGGCGCGAGGAGCGCGAGGCGGTCCGCGAGGCGATCGAGGACCGCGGCTACAGCTCGCAGGCCGACAGTTTCGTCCAGCACTTCGAAACCGACGTGGCACTCGACGCAACGGCCCTCTTGATCCCGGTCTACGGGTTCCTCCCGCCCGAGGACGCCCGCGTCCAGGCGACGATCGACGCCGTGATCGATCGACTGACGACCGACGACGGCCTCGTGGTCCGGTTCGTCGATACGGACGTCCGCCGCGACGAGCGGACGGCCTTCCTGCTGTGTTCGTTCTGGCTGATCGACGCGCTCGTCCTCTCGAACCGACTCGATCGTGCGCGGGAGTACTTCGAGAACGTTCTCGAGTACGCGAGTCCCCTCGGACTGTACTCGGAGAAGGTCGATCCGAGGGACGGGCAGTTGCTGGGCAACTTCCCGCAGGCGTTCAGCCACCTCGGGTTGCTGAACAGCGTGACGTATCTCGCACGGGCGATCGAGACGGACGGGGACGTGATGCCGACCGACGTCCACCCCGACCACGACGAGTCGTTGTTTCGGTGCAGTGAGTCCCCGGACGAGACGGAATGCGGAGATGGGTGA
- a CDS encoding S1C family serine protease produces the protein MTSDRLTRRGLLGAAGATLAASAVGGYGATDGDRIASTTAAAGAIQEDEDEEYAAVYRETIDDVVLVNVFGEGPEGPGGLGSGFVIDGGYVVTNDHVVAEAAEIELQFRDEQWRTASVIGTDVHSDLAVLDVDDLPDGPDGLSFAADDPVVGQEVLALGNPFGFDASISQGIVSGVDRSLPSPTGFSIPAAIQTDAPVNPGNSGGPLVTLDGDVLGVVFAGAGQTIGFAISAALADRVVPALVEDGEYEHAYMGVGVLPVGPLIAEANALEEPRGVLVVETDPDGPADGVLEAADETTTVDDASVPVNGDAIVAIAGEEIPNQDRLSSVLALETSPGETIDVEIVRDGERQTVELTLEPRPEEESP, from the coding sequence GTGACGTCAGACAGACTCACTCGACGGGGATTGCTCGGCGCGGCCGGCGCGACGCTCGCGGCGAGCGCCGTCGGCGGTTACGGAGCCACCGACGGCGATCGGATCGCCAGCACGACGGCCGCCGCGGGAGCGATCCAGGAGGACGAAGACGAGGAGTACGCGGCCGTCTATCGGGAGACGATCGACGACGTCGTGCTCGTCAACGTGTTCGGCGAGGGGCCGGAGGGGCCCGGCGGACTCGGCTCCGGGTTCGTGATCGACGGCGGGTACGTCGTGACCAACGACCACGTCGTCGCCGAGGCAGCCGAGATCGAACTCCAGTTCCGCGACGAGCAGTGGCGGACGGCCTCGGTGATCGGAACGGACGTCCACAGCGACCTCGCGGTCCTGGACGTCGACGACCTGCCGGACGGCCCCGACGGCCTCTCGTTCGCCGCCGACGACCCGGTGGTCGGACAGGAAGTGCTCGCACTCGGTAACCCGTTCGGGTTCGACGCCTCGATCTCACAGGGGATCGTCAGCGGGGTCGATCGATCGCTCCCGAGTCCGACCGGGTTCTCCATCCCGGCGGCCATTCAGACCGACGCGCCGGTCAACCCCGGCAACAGCGGCGGCCCGCTGGTGACCCTCGACGGGGACGTCCTCGGGGTCGTCTTCGCTGGCGCGGGCCAGACGATCGGCTTCGCGATTTCGGCCGCGCTCGCCGATCGGGTCGTCCCGGCGCTCGTCGAGGACGGCGAGTACGAACACGCCTACATGGGCGTCGGAGTGCTCCCGGTCGGTCCGCTGATCGCCGAGGCGAACGCCCTCGAAGAACCACGAGGGGTCCTCGTCGTCGAAACAGACCCGGACGGCCCCGCAGACGGCGTTCTCGAGGCCGCCGACGAGACGACGACCGTGGACGACGCGTCGGTTCCCGTCAACGGCGACGCGATCGTGGCCATCGCCGGCGAAGAGATTCCGAACCAGGACCGGCTGTCGTCGGTGCTCGCGCTCGAAACCTCGCCGGGCGAGACGATCGACGTCGAGATCGTCCGGGACGGTGAGCGCCAGACGGTCGAGTTGACCCTCGAGCCGCGGCCGGAGGAAGAATCTCCCTGA